Below is a window of Thermoanaerobacterales bacterium DNA.
AAACCTGGAATCCAACGTTTACATCGCCGACAGCGCCGGCCGGATCCTGGGAGTCCGGTTTATGCCCGAGTTTGCCTGCCGGACCACCGAGGAAATAGTGAACAAGGCTACTTTTCCGAAGGAGTATAACGACTGGCTTTTGCAGATTGACATGACTTATGCTAATTTTTGCCAGCCCACCAACGCCTGCGTGTTTAATACCGAACAGCAGTGCCATTACCGCGGCAAGGTGACCACCGTGGTGCCCATCGTGGGTGCCGGCAAGCGCCTGGGGACCCTGGTACTGGCCAGGTTCGAACGGGAATTCACCGAGGAAGACCTTGTCCTGGCCGAGAACGGGGCGACGGTGGTCGGCATGGAGATGCTCCGCAGCCAGGTGGAACAGATGGAGGAAGAGGCCCGTAAGCGGGCGGCCGTGCAAATAGCCCTCGGCACCCTGTCGTACTCCGAGCTGGATGCCGTACGGCATATCTTCGAACAG
It encodes the following:
- the codY gene encoding GTP-sensing pleiotropic transcriptional regulator CodY; amino-acid sequence: MGTLLEKSRAINRLLQKSAGYPVNFDEVAKVLGENLESNVYIADSAGRILGVRFMPEFACRTTEEIVNKATFPKEYNDWLLQIDMTYANFCQPTNACVFNTEQQCHYRGKVTTVVPIVGAGKRLGTLVLARFEREFTEEDLVLAENGATVVGMEMLRSQVEQMEEEARKRAAVQIALGTLSYSELDAVRHIFEQLNGDEGLLVASKIADRVGITRSVIVNALRKFESAGVIESKSLGMKGTYIRVRNDYLLKELARLGGK